The genomic DNA AAAAATGAGAAATCAACACTGCCATAAAATGTAAAACTTTTGGAAAGTTTATTAAGATTTAAATTCTCACCCCACACTCTCAATTGCTGTGATCGCTTATCTACAAATCCAGCAACATAAATTCTTTGCTCATTGAAAACAAAAGAAGAAGGATTAATTATAACCCCGCTTTTTGTCTGGAAAATTTCAACCTCATCCGTCAATAAAACCTTATTTCCCCAAACATCCCCATTAAACTCTTTTAAAATAAATCTGTTAACATCATGACTAAACTGAGCAAGCGAGACAATTTCAAAATCCCATCCCTTCCCATCCGCTGAAATTTCCGCATAAAATTCCGGATCATCGTAATTTAAATTTAAATTCAAACTCCCAACCTCAAAGCCACTTGAGACAAACTCCTTCAATTCCCCCCTTGCCTTAAATCTTAATAATTCACTATAACTTAAATCAATTGAGCCCTTGAACCCGTCAGCCATAAATGTATCAATCTTTCCCGCCTTGTAATTCGTATATCTTATCTGCTTTAAATCAGCACCGGTGTAAAAATAAAATCCCTGAGAATCGGCAAGAAAACTGCCATTTAAATTCCCAATCGCCTGAAAAAGCTGACCAAATGAAAAAACGGAAATTGGTGTTAAGTTTTTAAGTTTTAGTTTGTATTCAACATAAACAGGATTTTTGATTCCCAAAAATTCGGGCTTTTCAAACTTTGAAAATTTCAATTTTTCATCAGCAACCCCAGCTACAGTTCTAATGGCTTGATCAAGCGATTTGCTAAAGTCGTTAAAGTCAAAATCCCCTTCAAGATTTAGATCAAACATGCTGGATTGAACAATGAGACCTTTCCTCCTTTCATTTACAGTATATTTTGCGTTTAATCTCAACTGACTGATTCTATAATTTCCAAAGATAGACGGATTCAGCTGTGCGAAAAGCTCCATCCTGTTGATTTCACCAGCCCAGAACCTTAAATTGAAATCACCAGAAATATGACTTCTCAAAAAATGTGGTTTATCAACTCTTATCTGCGAAATATCAAGCTCGGACAAAGAACCACTCAAACTTAATAAAAATTCACCCTCACCAAATTTTTTTAAATTCAAGTCAATCAACCCCTTAAATCCTTCCGAAAGCGATACAAAGCTACCATTGATCTCGGCATTTTTCACCTCAAACCAGAAATTTGACTTCGGGATCAAAATTTTATTTATCATAGATTCCTCAAGGTTGATGTTCGCTCGTGCTTTCATCGTTTCAAACTTAACACCATCCCCATTCAAATTGCCAGAAAAATTGAGAAACCCTTTCAAATCCTCACGATTTAAAACCTCATACGGATCTAAGCCAGAAATTTTAAAATTTAAATTATACACAAAATTACCCTTTACCTTGAAATTCCCATCAAGATTTATCAACGAATTCCCGAATTTCAAGCCCAATCCAGAATTGAACTCAAGCGGATGTCCCACATATCGTCCTTCCACTTCAACATATTCTAACCCAAACTCTGGCAACTTGACAAGGCTGACAAATTTACTTATGTCTGAAATTTTAATTTTTGAGTTTTTAACCTCAGCATTTATCAAAAAATCAGAAAAGTTCAATATGTTTTTCAATTCACCATCCACAAAAATATCGGAATCATAAACCTTTACTTTTATACCTTTCACTTTCAAATCCTTCAATGTCCCCTCTGCCTCAACATCAACCGAAGGAGAACCAGAAAGAAAATAAACCTGCGGAATAAATTTTGTTAATTCACCAAAACTTAAACTATCAGCACGAAGCGAAACGCTCATGTAAACATTCTCAACGCTATTTTTATCAAGTCCAAAGAGATCATCCTTTGTCTCGGCGGAAAAATCAAACTTAATTCTGCTACCATCAGTTATAATCTCAAAATCGCTTGCTTTTAATTTATTCCTATCAGCATAAACCTTTCCATTTATTTCAGCCGAAAACTTATCCTCATCAACCACAAAAGATAACTTTATCTTTTTAAAATCAATTCTCTCCGAAGAATAGCTCCCACTAAAAACAGCATTTATATCATGCACAACAAAATTGTGGTAATCAATACAATCCAAGCTATCCGCAAGGTGTGACTTTCCCTGACTTAACGAATCAACAAGAACAAATTTCCCATCATCAATCACAAGTCTATCGCACGAAAAAGAAAACCTTGTTTCCCCTTTTCTCTCGCTTGGTTTAAAAACTTTTTGAAAATTCCATTTCCCATCTTTCCCCCTTATCAAATAAACCTCTGGCTTGTAAAGGATCAACTCATAAAACGAATAACTTCCTTTTATTAAACCAACGGGGTCATATTTCAACTCAAGGCTCAATGCTTTGATGAAAGTTTTACCATCAACCCCAATATAAAATCCATCTATCCCAAGCCCTGTGAATATATTTCCATAAAATTTGCCAAGATAAATTTCCCCACTAAGTGATTTCCTCAATTCAGATTCAATTCTATCATGAAGGAAAACTCTAAATCTTTCCGTTTGCGAAATTATCAAAACAACTGAGATGATGATGAGGAAAGAAGCGGAGAAGTAAAAAACTGCTTTAAAAAATTTTTTGAAAAATCTCTTCATCTCCCGCAAAATCTTTCAAGGATAGTTTTAATTATGTTCGTTGTTGATCTGTTAGGCGTCAATTCCATAAGGACAACACGACCTCCACTGGATTCAACGATATCCCGCCCAACTACATCTTCAATAGCCCAATCACTTCCCTTTACAAGAACATCTGGTAAAATTTTTGAAATTAAATTATAAGGCGTTGGCTCATCAAAGATCACAACATAATCAACAGATACAAGATTTGAGAGTATAAAAGCCCTGTCTTCTTGAGGAACTATTGGTCTTCCCTCACCTTTTATTTGCCTTACAGATGAATCGCTGTTCAATCCAACTATCAAAACATCCCCAAGCTCCTTAGCCTTTGCAAGATACTCAACATGACCTCTGTGCAAAATATCAAAACATCCATTTGTAAAAACAATTTTCTTCCCTTCGCTTTTAAGTTTATTCTTTATCTGAACTATTTCATCTATGCTTACAATCCTTCCCATCACCATTCACCCCTTGAGTCAAGAAGAGCTGCTTTAAAAAGTTTTTCTTTATCAACTGGAACGACTCCAACTTCTTCAACCACTATCCCAGCGGCGTAATTTGCAAGGGCAGCTGCTTCAATTATATTAGCCCCACTTACAAGAGCAACAGTTATCGTAGATATAACAGTATCACCAGCACCTGATACATCCGCCACTTTTCTCGCTTTTGTCGGTATATGCTTTATTTCACCATCTCTGCTAAAAAGCGTCATTCCTTTCTCTCCCCTTGTCAGAAGAAGATATTCGCATTTTAACCTATCAAGTATTATTTTCCCCGCTTCAATAACCTTTTCGTCGGAATCAAGTTTGCGACCAAGTACATCTTCAACTTCCTTCCTATTCGGCTTAAAAACCGTCACATTTTTAAACTCAAAAAAATTATCAAACTTCGGATCAACAGTTATCACTAAACCATAACTATTGGCAATTTCAATCAAATCGTGAATTAAATTTCTAACTATAACTCCCTTGTTATAATCCTCTATTATTATTCCACTTATTTCATGCAAATTTTGAAGGATTATTTCTTTTATCCTTTCCTGAATTTTGTAATTTATCGGCTCTTTTGATTCCCTGTCAATTCTGACAACATGCTGGCTATGTGCTATTACCCTTGTTTTAACCGTTGTCGGTCTTGAACTGTCAATTATAATCCCACCAGTATTAAATCCCTCTTTTTTCATCAGGTCAAGGAAAATTTCACCCTCTCTATCATCCCCGATAACTCCAATCAGCAATGGGAAAGCACCAAGTGATTTTATATTGTTAGCCACATTTCCAGCTCCACCAAGCTTTGAATCCTCTCCCTCAACCTCAATCACGGGAACTGGTGCCTCTGGAGAAATCCTGTTTACACTTCCCCAAATATACCTATCAAGCATAAGATCACCAACAACGGCAATTTTTTTCTTTTCAAAATTTTTAAACAACCGAAGAAGTTGATCCTCTGTAAATTTAAACATCGCACAAAAACTTTTATTTTTAAACATAAAATTCTCTGACTCTGGAACTAAAATTAACCAAAGATAAGCGAATAAACAAAATAAGAAAAGCACAGAATATCGCTCGGCTTAAATTATTCCCCATCCGAAGGAAAAATTTTACACCTTACCTCTGGTTAAAACTTGTCTATAATCTTTTCTATCACCCCATATCAATAGCAAGCAAGATACACAATCATCTTCCATCACAATCACAACGAACCTTACCTTGTGGTAATCTCCAGCCTGTATATACCTATCCTCCTGTTCCCAGGCTCATTATCCTCGTAAATGTAAATATTACCCTCTTCATCTATATCAAGAATCTCACCAGGCAACTTTATGTCCGATTGAATATAATTCCCATCAATATCATAAACCTTCAAATAATAGTGATGATAAAACGGATCTTTTCGGGTTATACCTTCAATCGTTAGATTGACAAATTGATAATAAATTAGCGAATCTACAACATGGATTGACCAGGTATCTGAATACTTCAAAATCAACTCAATGGTTTTATGAATTGGTAAATCCCAAGGTATATCTTGGTCAATCAAATTAAAATTCCCCCGGTGACCGAAACACTTCAAAAAATTATTTTTATCGTCATATTTGTAAATTCTATATGTTCCAGATTGGGCAACATAAATATTCCCAAGCTTATCAAAATCAAACACTGCATTAAAATATCTTGATTTAAATTTTTTGAAAATATTATCCCTCTCTCCAAACAAAGCTAACAAGTTCCCGCTCGTATCAATAACAGCGATATTTCTTGATTTATAGATTTCGTTGGGATTCAAAAATTTAGGCTCAATTACGCTTAAATAAAGTTTATCTCCCCTTGCTTTGATATAAGTTAAACCATATAAATTTGAAGATAAATTAAAAGAAGTTAAAAAATTCCCACTTGTGTCAAAAACATTAAATCTCCTGTTACCCATATCATACAGATAAATTAAACCATCATTAACATCTAAACTCAAAACTTCCAACATCTCTCCCGGACCTTTACCCTTTCTACCAATGATTTTTTCTATTTCACCCTTCATATTTATTACCAAAACAACAGGGCTAACCCTATCGCTTAAAAACATTTTCTTATACTTCACCCTTGC from Candidatus Kryptobacter tengchongensis includes the following:
- a CDS encoding rfaE bifunctional protein, domain I, giving the protein MFKFTEDQLLRLFKNFEKKKIAVVGDLMLDRYIWGSVNRISPEAPVPVIEVEGEDSKLGGAGNVANNIKSLGAFPLLIGVIGDDREGEIFLDLMKKEGFNTGGIIIDSSRPTTVKTRVIAHSQHVVRIDRESKEPINYKIQERIKEIILQNLHEISGIIIEDYNKGVIVRNLIHDLIEIANSYGLVITVDPKFDNFFEFKNVTVFKPNRKEVEDVLGRKLDSDEKVIEAGKIILDRLKCEYLLLTRGEKGMTLFSRDGEIKHIPTKARKVADVSGAGDTVISTITVALVSGANIIEAAALANYAAGIVVEEVGVVPVDKEKLFKAALLDSRGEW
- a CDS encoding rfaE bifunctional protein, domain II; amino-acid sequence: MGRIVSIDEIVQIKNKLKSEGKKIVFTNGCFDILHRGHVEYLAKAKELGDVLIVGLNSDSSVRQIKGEGRPIVPQEDRAFILSNLVSVDYVVIFDEPTPYNLISKILPDVLVKGSDWAIEDVVGRDIVESSGGRVVLMELTPNRSTTNIIKTILERFCGR